TTTGAAAACCACTCACCTACGTCAATAGATTTGGATATCAACTTATACCACCGAAAAAAAAGACTTTATAGTCTATTCCTTGGATTAGTCATATCCAAGGAATAGATTGTATACAatccttttttcccttttttttctccggCGGTGTGAGTTGATTTCTAAATCTATTGATGTAGATGAGTGGTCTTCAAATTCACAGGCACATCGTGTTAGCattccttttttgtttctttccattcttctttttctttttagctTAAAAATGTTTccaaaacagaataaaataGCAGAAATTTAATGGCTAAGCAAAGTGAGTTTGAGTGGTGGTTCCTCGACATACCATGTtatgaaatatttatatatCAATGTATATGAAACAAGTAGTTAGATTTTAGTGTAAAGTAGAGGAGATGAGGTAGAAAGCAAAGGCAAAGGCTTCCAAGTCCAAGGAGGACGGCAAAAGAAACAACCTTTGCCAACTCAGTTACCTTAACTTACACATCAtagattctttcttcttcttcttcttcttcatattctTCTACTAATTTGGGTTTGGGGATTGGGTGGTGGAGAGGATAGATCATTCATGGCTTCACTATCTCATTTCCTAAAAGGTTCATAAAGTAGGGAGGCACCCAGATCTCTATGTCATATGAGTTTAGGTGTTAATGTGAAAGGCTCATACAGGAACATGACTCGTGATGGAGTAGACCCACCACCATAAAGGTCCCTAAGCTTAACATACTTTGTAAGTGACAAAATTTAGTTGCTGTCTGGGATGTAGCTCAgccagaaaaatgaaaaatccaaGGGTACTTTGGAAAATATGAAAACCTAGGAGGGCATTTGTGAATCCAAACAAGAATTGACTTAAGCTCCATtcggtatcgttctaaaaaaacgtttttggagtttttttgttctattagaaagaaaaaacagaatcttctgtttaatgcacttatggtctgtttctattttttcggaacaaaaagtgaaaaaataaaaataataaaaaaaataaaaaaaaaaaactaaaaaaacgagattggaatTTGGAGTTCaatcttcccagtttcgttccattttacaaaaaaaaaaaaattatcattcccaataaaaatctgaaattttgaaacaccattttttcttttaaaaactgcattttaacacagaaattgaaattttcgtttttgacacgaaacgtgttccagaaacgataccaaacgggctcttatTCCATGCTAATAAGAGTGTCAATTCAGTTTGGTGATATGATATGGTGTGTCAAGACTCAAGAGTCAATATTGATTCCATTccttatgaagaaaaaaaagacatttcAATACCAATACCGTACCAGCTCGGAACAGTTTCAATACAATTATTATTTGATATGATATGATTTTGATACGATATTgtcagttttttcttttatgtataTACACATTTAAAATTTTGTATCTAATTTGATGCGATATTCAATATTCAGTACATACATATCAAACCATTTTCTCTTAAATATCGATATCATACCATATTGAGAAAACAACCATTTTCTCAATAAGATGAGATCCATCATCCATCTACGAGAGGGGGTCATTGTCAAAATTAATGATCAGGTGGAGAATAATTAAATGGATCAAATTCTGTTGAGTGCAGTTGATTGGCACATACTGCAGTAGAGCACTTGCACCCGAGAGATTTCGGTCTCGAGACTCCAGTTCCACATCCAGTCCCCACCCCTTCTATTCCCTACTTagtagcaaaagaaaaaggattgaattctgaattttttttttctttttggtaatttgttttctttcattttgtaAGCTCTTAGCTATAGTAGTGAAGAGAGTGAGGAGGGGGATAATGGAATATGGAAGAAATGGGAGGTGGTAGAGAAATACAAGATGAATAATAAAgaaggaataataataaatagagaAGACAATAAAGGTGAGGGTGATGGCGATCGAGGTGCGCTGCTCCCGAACATCGTCCCAAAGTAGCCCATGTCACCACCACCTCCATCGCCGGTCAAAATTCCTGTACCGCCGCTGCCGGACCCACCATTGCTGTATCCCGGGTATGATATGCTCGCACTGTTATCCCTGTCACATTCCAATccaaccaaagaaaaaattataaattattctTCGCCAAAAAAGTCCGCACCACTCCACACCAACCCTGCAGTAAGTAGTCTCTTAAATAAACTCAAAAGCATCTGCTAATATGCTAATCACATGACCGTTGGAACCATTAAAAAAGAATGGCCTACAGTGGCCCCACAGCCCACGCCCACTTTGTGAATCAAAAAAGGGCGTACTATAGAGAACCCACTAATTATTGAGCGGGTTACGGTTCATGGCAGGAGGGGAGCTACTGGACATAGATACAAACACCACAATCCTTGATACGTAGGGTCCTTTCCTCTGTTGATGGGATGGGATGCCCCTCCCTTTGGGATTCGACTCCTCTTTTAGCGCCTTTCACGCTCATAATTATCTGAGCGCCACATAATATTTCATTTTCTATGTCTATCTCAAACAGTTGAATAATCGCTTCACTACGTGATATTTGCTCAGGTAATTATAAGTCGATCTCGGCAATACGCGTTAAAGAGAGGAGCCACATCCCCCAGCCTGTGCCGAACATTGGGATCTAAAATTAATTTGGGCTGGTGTCAGAATATATGCCAACCCAGGTAGAAATTTGATAAATATCATCCAAGCCCATCATGTTACCaagggaaataaaataatgatagGCTTAATAGGGAAAAGAATGCTCTCCGATTGTGTGGCTCCTATATTAACATGGAGCCAATGAAAAGAAGCCCGAGTATAAGCATCAACAGGGATGAACTTATTGTGTTAAATAAAGGTGGGAGTGTCATTTCACAAGGGGTACATGCCAGGTAGCTTTGTCTTGCCATTCATTTAAATCGAGGGGTAAGATTGGTCATTTTATGCCTCTATGAATGTGGTGCAAGGGCTACTCCGGATAAAAAACTTTGCCCGATTAAACTGAGTCACTTTCCCATGAGAatccctattttttttccctcttggcCAAATAAAACAAGAACACCGCCCGAGCCGCGCACCATCTTTATATCTACTACCATGTATGGTTTGATGGATCAGGAGCGTGGCCCCTTTCTATGAAAAGACACCTCTACTCCTTATTTTGAAAGGAGAGATGGACACAGAAAATACTGGCGTAGACCATTCTCTCGGACAGAGAATCACTTTTGGAGAGTGTTTTCCAAGTGGGTTAGGGGCTGCACTAGACACAGATGCAAAATAACCAGAACACCCCTGATTGATGCCTCCCCATGTGCTCTTATTGGCCGAGAGCATGCAAAACAGCCCCTACGGCCCACCCAAAAAACTTTAATCCTTCAATTTGTAAaccaaaattttgagaaaagccACCCCTTCCCCCACCCTTCACCTTTCTGAAAAAAAGCTAAGGCTACGGCAGATCTAAAGTAATGAGATTCCCTCTAAATCTAAATCTAAACCTAAAGGAAAAGCTGGTTTTAGTGGAGGaacattatattttttaaaagacgGAAATGCCCTCCCTCATTCCAATTTCCAAAAGCATTTGAGCTGGAAATTATGAAAAAGGAAGACGGGACAGCGTGGAGTGAAGTGTAGTGTACCTGGAGCCACCTAAGACGCCAGCATTCATGGTAAGCTGGTCAATCAGTGCAGCCGATTTAGGCTCCACGCTAGACGCCAGCGCGTACTTCGCTCCTAACCCTTCCCCTGATGGTACAAAGAACGCCCCGTTCACCAATATATCCCCGTCCGTCCTCCAGTTCCAGTCCACCCAGTCCTTCTCGTTTGTGTCCACTCTCTTTGTCACCTGCCAGTCCCATTAAAAATAAACTAACTCCACTCTGGCCCAGCCCGTCCAAAAAACGAACGAATCAATTAATACATACCTCTTTGGCGTTGGGGTCAGTGGGCGCAGTGTAACGGTTACCCTGGCTGTTGATGGTGGGATTAGCACTTCCACCAATGGCATACATCTCCCACTGTGTAAAATCGTTATTTACTACGTGGAAGTATCCACGTCGACACCTAGGCATCCTCTGCACCAGCGCTTCCCCAAAGTGGTTAAACGCTATAGTGACCTGCATTCCAGTGTCTGGAGAATAGCTGTCACTGTGTCCCAGCAACATCACCTCGTCGTGATGCGCGAAGTAATTGTTTGAAATGGTAATACCAGTGGACCCCATGATCGCATCGATCAGACCGTCCCTGCAGTAAGAAAGCGAGCAGTGATCGATCCATAAGTTCCTAGACCCGAAGATGGAGATGCCGTCGCCGTCCGATAACGTCCGGTATCCGTAATGTGTGGGGCTAGACCTCACGTTCGAGTTTCCGGATGGGACGCAGTGATGGACGTGGATGTTGTGGATGATCACATTGCTAATGTACTGGAGTGTAATGCATCCACCGCCCGTGATGTGGACGTTTGCTCCTCTGCCGTCGATTGTTTTGAAGCTGTTGAAGATCAGTTCTTCCTTTAACCTTATCAGCATATTCCCTGAGAATATGATCCACAGAGGCTCTTCTTGGATCACGGCGTACCGGAGTGTACCGGGCTTCGGACTCACGGCGTCATTGTCCGATGAGTCGGTAACTACGTAGATCTGACCGCCCTTTCCGCCCAACGCTGCGGCACCGAATCCGATCCCGCAATCGGCTAAGCGTTGCCGGTTAGCTGCCCAGTTTGGGTCGCATCTCCAGCAGTCGTCTATGGGGTTTCCCGTTAGGCAGGTCGACGACGATTGGTCATTCTCCCAAACCCCCAACATTTGCCTCCGCGACATCGACTCATTCACTCTCCTGTACAGAACAGACATTAGAACTCAAAAATAGCCCAGACCACAGAAATGACGATGTGGTTGGCAATGCCTTACCTTTGAACTTCTTGAACAACAGCTTCGGGGTTGGGATGTTGATGAGGAAGAGTGAGGTTCAGAGATGCTCCGATAAAGGGAATAAAGCAACTTAGGAAACAAAATAGGAGAATGCAGGTGTCGGGAAGCATGGTGGATGATGATTTAGGTAGTGGGGGGTGAGGAGAGTGAAAGGTAGAAGCCCCAGAAGCTTGGCTGGTTTGGGGAGAAGATGGGTGGGGAATGGGGATCGCGTGCCTGTCAAAACCCGGGTTTTCTTCCTGTTGAAAGCAGATTAGTAACGCCCAATTTGGGGGAAATGGTGAGTATTATATAAAAATACTAGTAACGAGGATAATGTGTATAACTTTGCTGCTAGGGCTTTGGttttttctaattattttagaaagaaagaaaggtaggaAATGGGGGAGGTGGTGATTGAGGGGACATCCAGAGGTTAGAGATAATGAGAGCCAAGAAGAAGAGGTAacctcccttcccttcccaCCTCCTCTCTCACTCAATTGACCCTCTCCCCCTGAAGtctcagctctctctctctctcacacaattTCTCTTCGTCGCCTACATTCCTATCTTG
This genomic stretch from Macadamia integrifolia cultivar HAES 741 chromosome 2, SCU_Mint_v3, whole genome shotgun sequence harbors:
- the LOC122069475 gene encoding probable pectate lyase 12, whose translation is MLPDTCILLFCFLSCFIPFIGASLNLTLPHQHPNPEAVVQEVQRRVNESMSRRQMLGVWENDQSSSTCLTGNPIDDCWRCDPNWAANRQRLADCGIGFGAAALGGKGGQIYVVTDSSDNDAVSPKPGTLRYAVIQEEPLWIIFSGNMLIRLKEELIFNSFKTIDGRGANVHITGGGCITLQYISNVIIHNIHVHHCVPSGNSNVRSSPTHYGYRTLSDGDGISIFGSRNLWIDHCSLSYCRDGLIDAIMGSTGITISNNYFAHHDEVMLLGHSDSYSPDTGMQVTIAFNHFGEALVQRMPRCRRGYFHVVNNDFTQWEMYAIGGSANPTINSQGNRYTAPTDPNAKEVTKRVDTNEKDWVDWNWRTDGDILVNGAFFVPSGEGLGAKYALASSVEPKSAALIDQLTMNAGVLGGSRDNSASISYPGYSNGGSGSGGTGILTGDGGGGDMGYFGTMFGSSAPRSPSPSPLLSSLFIIIPSLLFILYFSTTSHFFHIPLSPSSLSSLL